In a single window of the Renibacterium salmoninarum ATCC 33209 genome:
- a CDS encoding LacI family DNA-binding transcriptional regulator: MNRKTSPTIKSVATLAGVSPMTASRVISGSATVSPAAAQKVLAAAEQLGYRRNEQARALRPGQSSGLIGIAITNIANAYYADFVLGAESVANEHGRRILLGSSRGEPEREKQLLADFEGRQVEGLILVPTDQAPSPGPLSAPRVLASRTRAGGNESAVLVDDVGGARQVVTGLIDAGCRSVGFVGSTSMFTGRRRHSGYLQALAERGLVARAEHQLLDGNAAQPIEETIAALQALMASPEPPQALFCANNVFTSAALLAIHRNAEQKNAGRAPRMLGGFDALALAELSPVPLLLAEHDGRELGRRSAVKLFEALAPTKPEASEQPSPEAGADEVPVSLKWFGKP, translated from the coding sequence GTGAACAGAAAGACAAGCCCCACGATCAAATCGGTTGCCACGCTCGCTGGCGTGAGCCCGATGACCGCCTCTCGGGTGATTTCTGGCAGTGCTACCGTGAGTCCAGCGGCCGCCCAGAAAGTGCTTGCAGCCGCGGAACAACTGGGCTATCGCCGGAATGAGCAAGCTAGAGCGCTGCGCCCGGGCCAGAGCTCCGGCCTGATCGGCATTGCCATCACAAATATCGCCAATGCCTACTATGCGGATTTCGTCCTAGGGGCCGAAAGCGTGGCCAATGAGCACGGTAGAAGGATTTTGCTCGGCAGTAGCCGGGGTGAGCCGGAACGGGAAAAGCAACTGCTCGCAGATTTTGAAGGCCGCCAAGTTGAAGGGTTGATCTTGGTTCCCACCGATCAAGCGCCAAGCCCTGGGCCGCTTTCGGCGCCACGGGTATTAGCGTCGCGAACTCGGGCGGGCGGGAACGAAAGCGCTGTTTTGGTTGACGACGTCGGCGGCGCTCGCCAGGTGGTCACTGGACTGATCGACGCGGGTTGCCGCAGCGTTGGCTTTGTCGGCTCAACCTCAATGTTTACGGGCCGACGCCGGCACAGCGGATACCTGCAAGCGTTGGCTGAGCGCGGTCTAGTCGCGCGCGCCGAGCATCAATTGCTTGACGGCAACGCAGCTCAGCCGATCGAAGAAACGATTGCGGCCCTGCAAGCTCTGATGGCATCGCCGGAGCCGCCGCAGGCCTTGTTTTGTGCAAACAACGTATTCACTTCCGCGGCTTTACTGGCGATCCATCGAAATGCCGAGCAGAAAAACGCCGGCCGAGCGCCGCGGATGCTTGGTGGCTTCGATGCCCTCGCTTTGGCCGAGTTGAGCCCAGTGCCATTGCTATTGGCTGAGCACGATGGCCGTGAATTGGGCCGGCGCTCCGCGGTGAAACTCTTCGAAGCGTTGGCGCCGACTAAGCCGGAAGCCTCCGAGCAGCCTTCACCTGAAGCTGGTGCAGATGAGGTGCCGGTGTCCCTGAAATGGTTTGGAAAACCATGA
- a CDS encoding glycoside hydrolase family 38 C-terminal domain-containing protein, protein MFFEEVQERHGEQIEDIAGDWNDWWGHGIGSAASEMALSRQAQSQLAQAHTLTSFGQLLGAEANQTATVNTERGYRQLALWDEHTWGAADSWLHKDHGPSAGERQWHWKAARAYEALDESQLALAQSREILAAQLDPADPLEFTVFNTANQNRNGVVDFFLSDSVLPVQLPLAVRDLRDENLLPVEYLVEQENFRSLGRTVRVALQNIPALGSVSIRVEPAQNSPATPVEIQHSDGANPYLLANEFFAVRIDARAGTVSSIFDKRAEKELVNQDAVFGFNGYVYDTYASAGAQNHNSSKQYETPGKLTLLAGRSISTAAALITSSSEALGRHLTVRSIAPGANWVESTYTLPHGAARLEIRNRVSKESTYTKESAFFAFPFAIENARVLLESAGGLAEPGAASIPGSAEYMHGIRHWARIQGAECSIGWATAEAPLVEVGTISLPYIPFPNSLPVTEPGTIYSWIHNNIWDTNFPVQQAFEMDFRYCISAGEPLSTVAALHAAADFAQPLIALPGKAAATSAELLTIESEQVQLIDVLPGNGSVVARLLWSNPDGGSCEIGLPGLVSAFRTNFLGERLAELEVLAGKARISSSGAGVLAVELRTE, encoded by the coding sequence ATGTTCTTCGAAGAAGTTCAAGAACGTCACGGCGAGCAGATCGAAGATATTGCCGGTGACTGGAATGACTGGTGGGGCCACGGCATCGGTTCCGCGGCCTCGGAAATGGCGCTAAGCCGCCAAGCGCAGAGCCAGCTCGCGCAGGCACACACGCTCACAAGCTTTGGTCAACTCCTTGGCGCTGAGGCCAACCAGACTGCCACGGTCAATACCGAGCGCGGCTATCGGCAGCTCGCGCTCTGGGATGAGCACACTTGGGGCGCTGCCGATTCGTGGCTGCACAAGGATCACGGCCCATCAGCCGGGGAACGCCAGTGGCATTGGAAAGCCGCCCGAGCCTATGAAGCGCTTGACGAATCCCAGCTCGCCCTGGCGCAGTCACGCGAAATCCTTGCGGCACAACTGGACCCCGCGGATCCATTGGAGTTCACGGTATTCAATACGGCGAACCAAAACCGCAATGGCGTAGTCGATTTTTTCCTCTCGGACAGCGTCCTCCCAGTGCAACTGCCCCTTGCGGTGCGTGACCTCCGCGATGAGAATTTGCTCCCCGTCGAATACCTCGTAGAGCAAGAAAACTTTAGGTCCTTAGGCCGTACTGTCCGCGTTGCGCTGCAAAATATCCCGGCCCTCGGCAGCGTCTCGATCCGGGTGGAACCGGCACAAAATTCCCCGGCTACGCCAGTTGAAATTCAACACTCCGACGGCGCAAACCCGTACCTGCTAGCTAACGAATTCTTTGCAGTGCGGATCGATGCTCGCGCCGGAACCGTGAGCTCGATATTCGATAAGCGCGCGGAAAAAGAGCTGGTCAATCAGGATGCCGTATTCGGCTTCAACGGATATGTCTACGACACCTATGCCAGTGCTGGCGCACAGAATCACAATAGCTCCAAACAATACGAAACACCCGGAAAGCTCACCTTGCTCGCCGGCCGCTCAATCAGCACTGCTGCCGCACTGATTACCTCCAGCTCGGAAGCGCTGGGCCGCCACCTCACCGTCCGTTCGATTGCACCAGGGGCCAACTGGGTTGAAAGCACCTACACGCTTCCGCACGGCGCGGCTCGATTGGAAATCCGCAATCGGGTCTCTAAGGAATCGACTTACACCAAAGAAAGCGCCTTCTTTGCCTTCCCCTTTGCCATCGAAAACGCGCGCGTTTTGCTTGAAAGTGCTGGCGGCCTCGCCGAGCCCGGCGCCGCATCGATTCCCGGTAGCGCCGAATATATGCACGGAATCCGGCATTGGGCGAGAATCCAGGGCGCAGAGTGCTCGATCGGTTGGGCTACTGCGGAGGCGCCACTCGTCGAAGTTGGCACCATCAGCCTGCCCTATATCCCGTTCCCGAACTCGCTCCCCGTTACCGAGCCCGGCACTATCTACTCATGGATCCATAACAATATCTGGGACACCAATTTCCCAGTGCAACAAGCCTTCGAAATGGATTTCCGCTACTGCATCAGTGCTGGTGAACCGCTCAGCACGGTAGCGGCTCTGCATGCAGCAGCCGACTTTGCCCAGCCCTTGATTGCGCTGCCCGGCAAGGCCGCCGCTACCTCGGCAGAGCTGCTCACAATTGAAAGCGAGCAGGTCCAACTCATTGACGTCCTGCCCGGGAATGGTTCGGTTGTTGCCCGGCTACTGTGGAGCAATCCAGATGGTGGCAGCTGCGAAATCGGCCTACCTGGCCTGGTATCCGCCTTCCGGACCAACTTCCTAGGCGAGCGATTGGCTGAGTTGGAGGTGCTGGCGGGCAAAGCCCGAATTAGTTCATCCGGTGCGGGCGTTCTCGCGGTGGAGTTGCGGACGGAGTAG